A genomic stretch from Burkholderia pyrrocinia includes:
- a CDS encoding formyltransferase yields MKPRAVVFAYHNVGVRCLQVLLARGVDVALVVTHEDNPNENIWFGSVASVAAEHGIPVVTPADRADPSLRRAVSDAQPDFIFSFYYRHMLPVDLLAIAPRGAYNMHGSLLPKYRGRVPTNWAVLNGETETGATLHEMAAKPDAGAIIGQTAVPILPDDTATQVFDKVTVAAEQTLWRVLPALLAGEAAHLPNDLATGSYFGGRKPEDGRVDWSKPAAQVYNLVRAVAPPYPGAFTDVGGTRFVIARARLAAPGSAAAAAAADLPPGLHVSDNALFGVCGDSRALSILELWQQRDGSETVVTPAEFAQFIHSSRHS; encoded by the coding sequence ATGAAGCCGCGCGCGGTCGTCTTCGCGTATCACAACGTCGGCGTGCGGTGCCTGCAGGTGCTGCTCGCGCGCGGCGTCGACGTCGCACTTGTCGTCACGCACGAGGACAATCCGAACGAGAACATCTGGTTCGGCAGCGTCGCGTCCGTCGCGGCCGAGCACGGCATTCCGGTCGTCACGCCGGCCGATCGCGCCGATCCGTCGTTGCGCCGCGCGGTATCGGACGCGCAGCCGGATTTCATCTTCTCGTTCTACTACCGGCACATGCTGCCGGTGGACCTGCTCGCGATCGCGCCGCGCGGCGCGTACAACATGCACGGTTCGCTGCTGCCGAAATACCGGGGTCGGGTACCGACCAACTGGGCCGTGCTGAACGGAGAGACCGAAACCGGCGCGACGCTGCACGAGATGGCCGCGAAGCCCGACGCGGGCGCGATCATCGGCCAGACCGCGGTGCCGATCCTGCCGGACGACACGGCCACGCAGGTGTTCGACAAGGTCACGGTGGCCGCCGAGCAGACGCTCTGGCGCGTGCTGCCCGCGCTGCTCGCGGGCGAGGCGGCGCACCTGCCGAACGATCTCGCGACCGGCAGCTATTTCGGCGGGCGCAAGCCCGAGGACGGCCGCGTCGACTGGTCGAAGCCGGCAGCGCAGGTCTACAACCTGGTGCGCGCGGTGGCGCCGCCGTATCCGGGCGCGTTCACGGACGTCGGCGGCACGCGTTTCGTGATCGCGCGCGCGCGTCTCGCGGCGCCCGGCAGCGCGGCAGCGGCCGCCGCGGCGGATTTGCCGCCCGGCCTGCACGTAAGCGATAATGCGCTATTCGGCGTCTGCGGCGACAGCCGCGCCCTATCCATTCTCGAGCTGTGGCAGCAGCGCGACGGCAGCGAAACCGTCGTGACGCCCGCGGAATTCGCGCAGTTCATTCATTCTTCCCGTCATTCATGA
- a CDS encoding Mth938-like domain-containing protein, with protein sequence MKLHQDASGALNTVTGYGPDYVDVNLERHETSVIVLPGAPVQAWPVSSFDALAPVHFAMLLDPTPELVIFGSGARLRFPHPRLVAALTARRIGVETMDFQAACRTYNILMAEGRKVAAALLIER encoded by the coding sequence TTGAAACTGCACCAGGACGCGAGCGGCGCGCTCAACACCGTCACCGGCTACGGCCCCGATTATGTCGACGTCAATCTCGAACGCCATGAAACGAGCGTCATCGTGCTGCCCGGCGCGCCGGTCCAGGCATGGCCCGTGTCGTCGTTCGACGCGCTCGCGCCCGTGCATTTCGCGATGCTGCTCGACCCGACGCCCGAACTCGTGATCTTCGGCAGCGGCGCGCGGCTGCGCTTCCCGCACCCGCGGCTGGTCGCCGCGCTCACGGCCAGGCGGATCGGCGTCGAGACGATGGATTTCCAGGCCGCGTGCCGCACCTACAACATCCTGATGGCCGAGGGCCGCAAGGTCGCCGCTGCGCTCTTAATTGAACGTTAA
- a CDS encoding glycosyltransferase family 39 protein — MNDTPSRLPLNRITLVLLLVALAIVWFAPLGLRHLIPSDEGRYAEMAREMFVTGDWITPRYNGYKYFEKPPLQTWLNALTFAWFGIGEWQARLYTAVVSFAGVLLVGFTGARLFNPLSGFLAAVVLASSPYWNLMGHFNALDMGLAFWMALSLCSLLLAQRPGLRPAAARGWMWACWAAMAFAVLSKGLVGLILPGAVLVLYTLIARDWALWKRLYLVSGLVIFFAIVTPWFVLVQQRNPEFFNFFFIVQQFRRYLTPEQNRPGPLYYFVPVLLVGFLPWLSVAWQSIRHALRMPRQPNGFSPMLVLLIWSAFIFLFFSASHSKLISYVLPIAPALALIIGAYLPLVSADRFRRHLLGYLVFFVAAAFGIIFLAYQGDARTPNALYRAFQMWLYAGLAIAAALTLAAAWLNRRAGVAAAIAAFGAAWLAFGTIGGTGHDEFGRYSSGAQLAPAVRAELAKLPPDTPFYSIEMLDHTFPFYMGHTTIMVQRQDELAFGISVEPNKWIPTVNEWITRWKQETHALAIMPPGQYDALVKQGVPMRVIARDNRRVIVEKPQS; from the coding sequence ATGAACGATACGCCGTCGAGGCTACCGCTCAATCGCATCACGCTCGTCCTCCTGCTCGTCGCGCTCGCGATCGTCTGGTTCGCGCCGCTCGGGCTGCGCCACCTGATCCCGAGCGACGAAGGCCGCTACGCGGAGATGGCGCGCGAGATGTTCGTTACCGGCGACTGGATCACACCGCGCTACAACGGCTACAAGTATTTCGAGAAGCCGCCGCTGCAGACCTGGCTGAACGCGCTGACGTTCGCATGGTTTGGCATCGGCGAATGGCAGGCGCGCCTCTACACGGCCGTCGTGAGCTTCGCCGGCGTGCTGCTCGTCGGCTTCACCGGCGCGCGCCTGTTCAACCCGCTGTCGGGCTTCCTCGCGGCCGTCGTGCTCGCGAGCTCGCCGTACTGGAACCTGATGGGCCACTTCAACGCGCTCGACATGGGGCTCGCGTTCTGGATGGCGCTGTCGCTGTGCTCGCTGCTGCTCGCGCAGCGGCCCGGGCTGCGCCCGGCCGCGGCGCGCGGCTGGATGTGGGCGTGCTGGGCCGCGATGGCATTCGCGGTGCTGTCCAAGGGCCTCGTCGGCCTGATCCTGCCGGGCGCCGTGCTCGTGCTCTACACGCTGATCGCGCGCGACTGGGCGCTGTGGAAGCGCCTGTATCTCGTCAGCGGCCTCGTGATCTTCTTCGCGATCGTCACGCCGTGGTTCGTGCTCGTCCAGCAGCGCAACCCCGAGTTCTTCAACTTCTTCTTCATCGTCCAGCAGTTCCGCCGCTACCTGACCCCGGAACAGAACCGCCCGGGACCGCTGTACTACTTCGTGCCGGTGCTGCTGGTCGGCTTCCTGCCGTGGCTGTCGGTCGCGTGGCAGAGCATCCGCCATGCGCTGCGGATGCCGCGCCAGCCGAACGGCTTCTCGCCGATGCTCGTGCTGCTGATCTGGAGCGCGTTCATCTTCCTGTTCTTCAGCGCGTCGCATTCGAAGCTGATCTCGTATGTGCTGCCGATCGCGCCGGCGCTCGCGCTGATCATCGGCGCGTACCTGCCGCTGGTGTCGGCCGACCGGTTCCGCCGCCACCTGCTCGGCTACCTCGTGTTCTTCGTCGCCGCGGCATTCGGGATCATCTTCCTCGCGTACCAGGGCGATGCCCGCACGCCGAACGCGCTGTACCGCGCGTTCCAGATGTGGCTGTACGCGGGCCTCGCGATCGCGGCCGCGCTGACGCTCGCGGCCGCGTGGCTGAACCGCCGCGCGGGCGTGGCCGCCGCGATCGCCGCGTTCGGCGCCGCCTGGCTCGCGTTCGGCACGATCGGCGGCACCGGGCACGACGAGTTCGGCCGCTACAGCTCGGGCGCGCAACTCGCGCCCGCCGTGCGCGCCGAACTGGCGAAGCTGCCGCCCGACACGCCGTTCTACTCGATCGAGATGCTCGATCACACGTTCCCGTTCTATATGGGCCACACGACGATCATGGTCCAGCGTCAGGACGAACTCGCGTTCGGGATCTCGGTGGAGCCGAACAAATGGATTCCGACCGTCAACGAATGGATCACGCGCTGGAAACAGGAAACCCATGCGCTCGCGATCATGCCGCCCGGCCAGTACGACGCGCTGGTCAAGCAAGGCGTGCCGATGCGCGTGATCGCGCGCGACAACCGCCGCGTGATCGTCGAGAAACCGCAATCGTAA
- a CDS encoding peroxiredoxin, which produces MSVEVDRQVPDFTAPATGGDISLSDLKGKKLVLYFYPKDNTPGCTTEGLQFRDLYPKFKKAGAEVIGVSRDSLRSHDNFKAKLELPFPLISDADEALCALFDVIKMKKMYGKEVRGIERSTFLIDADGVLRQAWRGIKVPGHVDDVLSAVQAL; this is translated from the coding sequence GTGTCTGTCGAAGTTGACCGTCAAGTTCCCGATTTCACCGCACCGGCCACGGGCGGCGACATTTCGCTGTCCGACCTGAAGGGCAAGAAGCTCGTGCTGTACTTCTATCCGAAGGACAACACGCCGGGCTGCACGACCGAAGGGCTGCAGTTCCGCGATCTCTATCCGAAGTTCAAGAAAGCCGGTGCGGAAGTCATCGGCGTGTCGCGCGACAGCCTGCGCTCGCATGACAATTTCAAGGCAAAGCTCGAACTGCCGTTCCCGCTGATCTCCGATGCCGACGAAGCGCTGTGCGCGCTGTTCGATGTCATCAAGATGAAGAAAATGTATGGCAAGGAAGTGCGCGGAATCGAGCGCTCGACGTTCCTGATCGACGCCGACGGCGTACTCCGTCAGGCATGGCGCGGCATCAAGGTGCCGGGGCATGTGGACGACGTGCTAAGTGCTGTACAAGCGCTTTGA
- a CDS encoding bifunctional UDP-4-keto-pentose/UDP-xylose synthase, which translates to MKAKKVLILGVNGFIGHHLSKRILETTDWEVFGMDMQTDRLGDLVNHERMHFFEGDITINKEWVEYHVKKCDVILPLVAIATPATYVQQPLRVFELDFEANLPIVRSAVKYGKHLVFPSTSEVYGMCSDEQFDPDASALTYGPINKPRWIYACSKQLMDRVIWGYGMEGLNFTLFRPFNWIGPGLDSIYTPKEGSSRVVTQFLGHIVRGENISLVDGGSQKRAFTDIGDGISALMKIIENKNGVASGKIYNIGNPKNNFSVRELAHKMLELAAEFPEYADSAKQVKLVETTSGAYYGNGYQDVQNRVPKIDNTMQELGWAPQATFDDALRNIFEAYRGHVADARALVEQQG; encoded by the coding sequence ATGAAAGCAAAAAAAGTCCTGATCCTGGGTGTGAACGGCTTCATCGGCCATCACCTGTCGAAGCGCATTCTTGAAACCACCGATTGGGAAGTGTTCGGCATGGACATGCAGACCGATCGGCTCGGCGACCTCGTCAACCACGAGCGGATGCATTTCTTCGAAGGCGACATCACGATCAACAAGGAGTGGGTCGAGTATCACGTGAAGAAGTGCGACGTGATCCTGCCGCTCGTCGCGATCGCGACGCCCGCCACCTACGTCCAGCAGCCGCTGCGCGTGTTCGAGCTCGACTTCGAGGCGAACCTGCCGATCGTGCGCTCGGCCGTCAAGTACGGCAAGCACCTCGTGTTCCCGTCGACCTCCGAGGTCTACGGCATGTGCTCGGACGAGCAGTTCGACCCGGATGCATCGGCCCTCACCTACGGCCCGATCAACAAGCCGCGCTGGATCTACGCGTGCTCGAAGCAGCTGATGGACCGCGTGATCTGGGGTTACGGGATGGAAGGCCTGAACTTTACGCTGTTCCGTCCGTTCAACTGGATCGGCCCGGGCCTCGACTCGATCTACACGCCGAAGGAAGGCAGCTCGCGCGTCGTCACGCAGTTCCTCGGCCACATCGTGCGCGGCGAGAACATCAGCCTCGTCGACGGCGGCTCGCAGAAGCGCGCGTTCACCGACATCGGCGACGGCATCAGCGCGCTGATGAAGATCATCGAGAACAAGAACGGCGTCGCATCGGGCAAGATCTACAACATCGGGAATCCGAAGAACAACTTCTCGGTTCGCGAGCTCGCGCACAAGATGCTCGAACTGGCGGCCGAATTCCCCGAGTACGCCGATTCGGCCAAGCAGGTGAAGCTCGTCGAGACGACGTCCGGCGCCTACTACGGCAACGGCTACCAGGACGTGCAGAACCGCGTGCCGAAGATCGACAACACGATGCAGGAACTCGGCTGGGCGCCGCAAGCGACGTTCGACGACGCGCTGCGCAACATCTTCGAGGCGTATCGCGGCCACGTCGCCGACGCGCGCGCGCTCGTCGAACAGCAAGGCTGA
- a CDS encoding glycosyltransferase, with protein MSHLEARAGHPGAGHLDAGRPEVSVIIPVYNEEDGLAALFARLYPALDALDTSYEVILINDGSRDRSAAMLADQFHVRPDTTRVVLLNGNYGQHMAILAGFAQSRGEIVITLDADLQNPPEEIGKLIAKMREGYDYVGSIRKQRQDSLWRRKASQMMNRLRERITRIKMTDQGCMLRAYSRRIIDTINVCGEVNTFIPALAYTFAQKPTEIEVAHEERFAGESKYSLYSLIRLNFDLVTGFSVVPLQWLSFIGVILSLGSAALFVLLLVRRFIVGAEVQGVFTLFAITFFLLGVIIFALGLLGEYVGRIYQQVRARPRYLIQAVLEQHDGMPAVPAGANRTGAAQ; from the coding sequence ATGAGTCACCTTGAAGCACGCGCCGGGCATCCGGGCGCCGGGCACCTGGACGCCGGCCGGCCCGAAGTATCGGTCATCATCCCCGTGTACAACGAGGAAGACGGCCTCGCCGCGCTGTTCGCGCGGCTGTATCCGGCGCTCGACGCACTCGACACGTCATACGAAGTGATCCTGATCAACGACGGCAGCCGCGACCGCTCGGCCGCGATGCTCGCCGACCAGTTCCACGTGCGCCCCGACACGACGCGCGTCGTGCTGCTCAACGGCAACTACGGCCAGCACATGGCGATCCTCGCGGGCTTCGCGCAATCGCGCGGCGAGATCGTCATCACGCTCGACGCCGACCTGCAGAATCCGCCCGAGGAAATCGGCAAGCTGATCGCGAAGATGCGCGAGGGCTACGACTACGTCGGCTCGATCCGCAAGCAGCGTCAGGACAGCCTGTGGCGGCGCAAGGCGTCGCAGATGATGAACCGGCTGCGCGAGCGCATCACGCGCATCAAGATGACCGACCAGGGCTGCATGCTGCGCGCGTACAGCCGCCGCATCATCGACACGATCAACGTGTGCGGCGAAGTCAACACGTTCATCCCCGCGCTGGCCTATACGTTCGCGCAGAAGCCGACCGAAATCGAGGTCGCGCACGAGGAGCGCTTCGCGGGCGAGTCGAAATACTCGCTGTACAGCCTGATCCGGCTGAACTTCGACCTCGTGACGGGCTTCTCGGTCGTGCCGCTGCAGTGGCTGTCGTTCATCGGCGTGATCCTGTCGCTCGGCTCCGCCGCGCTGTTCGTGCTGCTGCTCGTGCGGCGCTTCATCGTCGGCGCGGAAGTGCAAGGCGTGTTCACGCTGTTCGCGATCACGTTCTTCCTGCTCGGCGTGATCATCTTCGCGCTCGGCCTGCTCGGCGAATACGTCGGCCGCATCTACCAGCAGGTGCGCGCACGGCCGCGCTACCTGATCCAGGCCGTGCTCGAGCAGCACGACGGCATGCCGGCGGTGCCGGCCGGCGCGAACCGCACGGGAGCCGCGCAATGA
- a CDS encoding SMR family transporter — translation MNPVSFVCIITGVMLNACAQLLLKAGVNAVGHFEFSRANIIPVGLKIATQLPIIGGLSCYVLSVVVWILGLSRVDVSIAYPMLSLGYVVNAFAAWYLFGEVLSVQRLVGIGIILIGVLVLARS, via the coding sequence ATGAATCCCGTTTCGTTCGTCTGCATCATCACCGGCGTGATGCTCAACGCCTGTGCGCAACTTCTGCTGAAAGCCGGCGTCAACGCCGTTGGACACTTCGAATTCAGCCGTGCGAACATCATCCCGGTCGGCCTGAAGATCGCGACCCAGCTGCCGATCATCGGCGGCCTGAGCTGCTACGTGCTGAGCGTCGTCGTCTGGATCCTCGGGTTGTCGCGAGTCGACGTGTCGATCGCGTACCCGATGCTGTCGCTCGGCTACGTCGTCAACGCATTCGCGGCCTGGTACCTGTTCGGCGAGGTGTTGTCGGTCCAGCGGCTCGTCGGCATCGGCATCATTTTGATCGGGGTGCTCGTGCTTGCACGAAGCTGA
- a CDS encoding polysaccharide deacetylase family protein, translating to MARIVLKIDVDTLRGTREGVPNLARIFDRFSARATFLFSLGPDHTGWALRRVFRPGFLKKVSRTSVVEHYGVKQLMYGVLLPGPDIGRRAISDMRAIHEAGFECGIHTWDHVYWQDNVRVRDRDWTAREMQKSHARFIEIFGTPPVTHGAAGWQMNDSAFEQIDAWGMRYASDGRGHSPYLPVVGGRTLSHVQMPTTLPTLDEVLGIDGVDTHNVAAHILRFTETNPHDQVFTLHAELEGQKLAPVFEQLLAGWRAQGHTFATMGDYHATLDRDSLPSYPVTWGEIPGRSGELIVQPD from the coding sequence TTGGCTCGCATCGTCCTCAAGATCGACGTCGACACGCTGCGCGGCACGCGCGAAGGCGTGCCGAACCTCGCGCGCATCTTCGACCGCTTCAGTGCGCGCGCGACCTTCCTCTTCAGCCTCGGGCCCGATCACACGGGCTGGGCGCTGCGGCGCGTGTTCCGCCCCGGCTTCCTGAAGAAAGTGTCGCGCACGTCGGTGGTCGAGCACTACGGCGTGAAGCAGCTGATGTACGGCGTGCTGCTGCCGGGCCCCGACATCGGCCGCCGTGCGATCTCCGACATGCGCGCGATCCACGAGGCCGGCTTCGAATGCGGGATCCACACGTGGGATCACGTGTACTGGCAGGACAACGTCCGCGTGCGCGATCGCGACTGGACCGCGCGTGAAATGCAGAAGAGCCACGCGCGCTTCATCGAGATCTTCGGCACGCCGCCCGTCACGCACGGCGCGGCCGGCTGGCAGATGAACGACTCCGCGTTCGAGCAGATCGACGCATGGGGGATGCGCTACGCATCCGACGGCCGCGGCCATTCGCCGTACCTGCCCGTCGTCGGCGGCCGCACGCTGTCGCACGTGCAGATGCCGACGACGCTGCCCACGCTCGACGAAGTGCTCGGCATCGACGGCGTCGACACGCACAACGTCGCCGCGCACATCCTCAGGTTCACCGAAACCAATCCGCACGACCAGGTGTTCACGCTGCACGCGGAACTGGAAGGCCAGAAGCTCGCGCCCGTGTTCGAGCAACTGCTCGCCGGCTGGCGCGCGCAAGGCCACACGTTTGCGACGATGGGCGACTACCACGCGACGCTGGACCGCGACTCGCTGCCATCGTACCCTGTCACGTGGGGCGAAATCCCCGGCCGCTCCGGCGAACTGATCGTCCAGCCCGACTGA
- a CDS encoding DegT/DnrJ/EryC1/StrS family aminotransferase produces MSQTTAPFLPFTRPEIDEETIQGVVEVLRSGWITTGPQCQKFEAALSEYCGGRPVRAFNSGTCTLEIGLRIAGVGAGDEVITTPASWVSTSNVILETGATPVFADIDPVTRNIDLDKLEQAITPRTKAIIPVYLAGLPVDMDRLYAIARAHNLRVIEDAAQALGSTWNGKRIGAFGDIVSFSFHANKNLTTIEGGALVLNNEDEATLAQKYRLQGITRTGFDGMDCDVLGGKYNLTDVAARVGLGQLPHLERFTAQRRALARAYFAAFNGGPAAKLGVGLPVAEFENGNWHMFQITLPLERLSIPRAEFMAQMKERGIGTGIHYPAIHLFTLYRARGFKEGMFPHAERYGASTVTLPLFTQMTEGDVRRVVDAINQICEQYGK; encoded by the coding sequence ATGAGCCAGACTACCGCTCCGTTTCTGCCGTTCACCCGCCCCGAGATCGATGAGGAAACCATCCAGGGCGTCGTCGAAGTGCTGCGCTCGGGCTGGATCACCACCGGCCCGCAGTGCCAGAAATTCGAAGCGGCACTGTCCGAATACTGCGGCGGCCGCCCGGTCCGCGCGTTCAACTCGGGCACCTGCACGCTCGAGATCGGCCTGCGCATCGCGGGCGTCGGCGCCGGCGACGAGGTGATCACGACGCCGGCGTCGTGGGTCTCGACCAGCAACGTGATCCTCGAGACGGGCGCGACGCCCGTGTTCGCGGACATCGATCCCGTCACGCGCAACATCGACCTCGACAAGCTCGAGCAGGCGATCACGCCGCGCACGAAGGCGATCATCCCCGTCTACCTGGCCGGCCTGCCGGTCGACATGGACCGCCTGTACGCGATCGCGCGCGCGCACAACCTGCGCGTGATCGAAGATGCGGCGCAGGCGCTCGGCTCGACGTGGAACGGCAAGCGCATCGGCGCGTTCGGCGACATCGTGTCGTTCAGCTTCCACGCGAACAAGAACCTGACGACGATCGAAGGCGGCGCACTCGTGCTGAACAACGAGGACGAAGCGACGCTCGCACAGAAGTACCGGCTGCAGGGCATCACGCGCACGGGCTTCGACGGGATGGACTGCGACGTGCTCGGCGGCAAGTACAACCTGACCGACGTCGCCGCGCGCGTCGGCCTCGGCCAGCTGCCGCACCTCGAGCGCTTCACCGCGCAGCGCCGTGCGCTCGCGCGCGCGTATTTCGCCGCGTTCAACGGCGGCCCGGCCGCGAAGCTCGGCGTCGGCCTGCCGGTCGCCGAATTCGAGAACGGCAACTGGCACATGTTCCAGATCACGCTGCCGCTCGAGCGGCTGTCGATCCCGCGCGCCGAGTTCATGGCGCAGATGAAGGAACGCGGCATCGGCACGGGCATCCACTACCCGGCGATCCATCTTTTCACGCTGTACCGTGCGCGCGGCTTCAAGGAGGGCATGTTCCCCCACGCCGAACGATACGGCGCGTCGACCGTCACGCTGCCGCTGTTCACGCAGATGACGGAGGGCGACGTGCGTCGCGTGGTCGACGCCATCAACCAGATTTGTGAACAATACGGAAAATAA
- a CDS encoding pyridoxal phosphate-dependent aminotransferase encodes MKPIQKSNKLLNVCYDIRGPVLEHAKRLEEEGHRIIKLNIGNLAPFGFDAPDEIIQDMIRNLPASSGYSDSKGVFSARKAVMHYTQEKGVLGVGLDDIYIGNGASELIVMATQALLNDGDEVLLPAPDYPLWTAAVSLSGGTPVHYVCDEQNAWMPDLDDIRRKITPNTKAIVVINPNNPTGALYSDELLLDLLEIARQHGLIVFADEVYDKIVYDGLEHTAMGSLSEDVITVTFNSLSKSYRSCGYRAGWMAVSGLGGDNRRRAKDYLEGLGILSSMRLCANVPGQFAIQTALGGYQSINELIVPSGRLYKQRELAYDMLTSIPGVTCVKPQAALYMFPRLDPKIYPIQNDQQFILDLLLEERVLLVQGTGFNWATPDHFRVVFLPNLDDLTDSINRIARFLDGYRKRHSA; translated from the coding sequence GTGAAACCGATTCAGAAGTCGAACAAGCTGCTCAACGTCTGCTACGACATCCGTGGCCCGGTGCTCGAGCACGCGAAGCGCCTCGAGGAAGAAGGCCACCGCATCATCAAGCTGAACATCGGCAACCTCGCGCCGTTCGGCTTCGACGCACCGGACGAGATCATCCAGGACATGATCCGCAACCTGCCGGCGTCGTCGGGCTATTCGGATTCGAAGGGCGTGTTCTCGGCCCGCAAGGCCGTGATGCACTACACGCAGGAAAAGGGCGTCTTGGGCGTCGGCCTCGACGACATCTACATCGGCAACGGCGCGTCCGAGCTGATCGTGATGGCGACCCAGGCGCTGCTGAACGACGGCGACGAAGTGCTGCTGCCCGCGCCCGACTACCCGCTGTGGACGGCCGCGGTGAGCCTGTCGGGCGGCACGCCCGTGCACTACGTGTGCGACGAGCAGAACGCGTGGATGCCCGATCTCGACGACATCCGCCGCAAGATCACGCCGAACACGAAGGCGATCGTCGTGATCAACCCGAACAACCCGACGGGCGCGCTTTATTCCGACGAATTGCTGCTGGACCTGCTCGAGATCGCGCGCCAGCACGGGCTGATCGTGTTTGCCGACGAGGTCTACGACAAGATTGTCTACGACGGCCTCGAGCACACGGCGATGGGCTCGCTGTCGGAGGACGTGATCACCGTCACGTTCAACAGCCTGTCGAAGAGCTATCGCTCGTGCGGCTACCGCGCGGGCTGGATGGCCGTGTCGGGCCTCGGCGGCGACAACCGCCGGCGCGCGAAGGACTACCTCGAGGGGCTCGGCATCCTGTCGTCGATGCGCCTGTGCGCGAACGTGCCGGGGCAGTTCGCGATCCAGACGGCGCTCGGCGGCTACCAGAGCATCAACGAGCTGATCGTGCCGAGCGGGCGCCTGTACAAGCAGCGCGAGCTCGCGTACGACATGCTCACGTCGATTCCGGGCGTGACCTGCGTGAAGCCGCAGGCCGCGCTGTACATGTTCCCGCGCCTCGATCCGAAAATCTATCCGATCCAGAACGACCAGCAGTTCATACTCGACCTGCTGCTCGAAGAGCGCGTGCTGCTCGTGCAGGGCACGGGTTTCAACTGGGCGACGCCGGACCACTTCCGCGTGGTCTTCCTGCCGAACCTCGACGACCTGACCGATTCGATCAACCGGATCGCACGCTTCCTCGACGGCTACCGCAAGCGCCATTCGGCCTGA